The Arachis hypogaea cultivar Tifrunner chromosome 14, arahy.Tifrunner.gnm2.J5K5, whole genome shotgun sequence genome has a segment encoding these proteins:
- the LOC112740824 gene encoding UDP-N-acetylglucosamine transporter UGNT1 isoform X5, with the protein MSLSQMACAFVILYVLKSLMIISFTTAESKSSSYNPVMFVPSRTLAQTLPLALPYLLYVVVTMEAVRGINVPMYTTLRRTTIAFTMMMEYFIGGKRHSNIVIISVGVIIFGAFIAGARDLAFDSYGYSIVFIENMCKAVYLTSVSRVGKSTGLNVFGLMWCNVVLCGPILLLWSALRGELQSTLKFPYLLFPGFQALIFLSCAFTFFMNYIVVLNTTINSALTQAICSNLKDVFTSGFGWLLFGGLPYDLFNVLGQSIGFLGSCLYAYCKTRGK; encoded by the exons ATGTCACTTTCTCAG ATGGCGTGTGCATTTGTCATTCTCTATGTTTTGAAATCGTTGATGATAATTTCTTTCACAACTGCGGAATCTAAGAGCAGTTCTTACAATCCAGTGATGTTTGTGCCATCTAGGACATTAGCTCAAACACTTCCTCTTGCATTACCTTATTTGCTATATGTT GTTGTGACGATGGAAGCTGTCCGTGGGATAAATGTTCCTATGTATACTACCCTGAGGCGAACTACTATTGCCTTCACAATGATGATGGAGTATTTTATAGGTGGAAAGAGACATTCAAATATTGTTATTATAAG TGTTGGAGTGATTATATTTGGTGCGTTTATTGCTGGAGCTCGAGACCTTGCATTTGATTCCTATGGCTATTCAATTGTTTTCATTGAAAACATGTGTAAAGCAGTATACCTTACTTCTGTATCTCGTGTTG GCAAATCCACTGGACTTAATGTTTTTGGTCTTATGTGGTGTAATG tTGTGCTTTGTGGACCAATCTTACTGCTGTGGTCTGCACTCAGAGGTGAATTACAATCAACCTTGAAATTTCCTTACTTATTATTCCCTGGATTTCAG GCTTTGATCTTTCTGTCATGTGCTTTTACTTTCTTTATGAACTACATTGTTGTGTTAAATACAACAATCAACTCAGCCCTTACACAAGCAATTTGTAGTAACTTAAAG GATGTCTTTACTAGTGGATTCGGTTGGCTACTATTTGGTGGGCTTCCATATGATTTG TTCAATGTTCTTGGTCAATCAATTGGCTTCCTAGGGTCATGCTTATATGCTTATTGCAAAACAAGAGGAAAATGA
- the LOC112740824 gene encoding UDP-N-acetylglucosamine transporter UGNT1 isoform X4 yields MLHYLIWSLQMACAFVILYVLKSLMIISFTTAESKSSSYNPVMFVPSRTLAQTLPLALPYLLYVVVTMEAVRGINVPMYTTLRRTTIAFTMMMEYFIGGKRHSNIVIISVGVIIFGAFIAGARDLAFDSYGYSIVFIENMCKAVYLTSVSRVGKSTGLNVFGLMWCNVVLCGPILLLWSALRGELQSTLKFPYLLFPGFQALIFLSCAFTFFMNYIVVLNTTINSALTQAICSNLKDVFTSGFGWLLFGGLPYDLFNVLGQSIGFLGSCLYAYCKTRGK; encoded by the exons ATGGCGTGTGCATTTGTCATTCTCTATGTTTTGAAATCGTTGATGATAATTTCTTTCACAACTGCGGAATCTAAGAGCAGTTCTTACAATCCAGTGATGTTTGTGCCATCTAGGACATTAGCTCAAACACTTCCTCTTGCATTACCTTATTTGCTATATGTT GTTGTGACGATGGAAGCTGTCCGTGGGATAAATGTTCCTATGTATACTACCCTGAGGCGAACTACTATTGCCTTCACAATGATGATGGAGTATTTTATAGGTGGAAAGAGACATTCAAATATTGTTATTATAAG TGTTGGAGTGATTATATTTGGTGCGTTTATTGCTGGAGCTCGAGACCTTGCATTTGATTCCTATGGCTATTCAATTGTTTTCATTGAAAACATGTGTAAAGCAGTATACCTTACTTCTGTATCTCGTGTTG GCAAATCCACTGGACTTAATGTTTTTGGTCTTATGTGGTGTAATG tTGTGCTTTGTGGACCAATCTTACTGCTGTGGTCTGCACTCAGAGGTGAATTACAATCAACCTTGAAATTTCCTTACTTATTATTCCCTGGATTTCAG GCTTTGATCTTTCTGTCATGTGCTTTTACTTTCTTTATGAACTACATTGTTGTGTTAAATACAACAATCAACTCAGCCCTTACACAAGCAATTTGTAGTAACTTAAAG GATGTCTTTACTAGTGGATTCGGTTGGCTACTATTTGGTGGGCTTCCATATGATTTG TTCAATGTTCTTGGTCAATCAATTGGCTTCCTAGGGTCATGCTTATATGCTTATTGCAAAACAAGAGGAAAATGA
- the LOC112740824 gene encoding UDP-N-acetylglucosamine transporter UGNT1 isoform X6 → MACAFVILYVLKSLMIISFTTAESKSSSYNPVMFVPSRTLAQTLPLALPYLLYVVVTMEAVRGINVPMYTTLRRTTIAFTMMMEYFIGGKRHSNIVIISVGVIIFGAFIAGARDLAFDSYGYSIVFIENMCKAVYLTSVSRVGKSTGLNVFGLMWCNVVLCGPILLLWSALRGELQSTLKFPYLLFPGFQALIFLSCAFTFFMNYIVVLNTTINSALTQAICSNLKDVFTSGFGWLLFGGLPYDLFNVLGQSIGFLGSCLYAYCKTRGK, encoded by the exons ATGGCGTGTGCATTTGTCATTCTCTATGTTTTGAAATCGTTGATGATAATTTCTTTCACAACTGCGGAATCTAAGAGCAGTTCTTACAATCCAGTGATGTTTGTGCCATCTAGGACATTAGCTCAAACACTTCCTCTTGCATTACCTTATTTGCTATATGTT GTTGTGACGATGGAAGCTGTCCGTGGGATAAATGTTCCTATGTATACTACCCTGAGGCGAACTACTATTGCCTTCACAATGATGATGGAGTATTTTATAGGTGGAAAGAGACATTCAAATATTGTTATTATAAG TGTTGGAGTGATTATATTTGGTGCGTTTATTGCTGGAGCTCGAGACCTTGCATTTGATTCCTATGGCTATTCAATTGTTTTCATTGAAAACATGTGTAAAGCAGTATACCTTACTTCTGTATCTCGTGTTG GCAAATCCACTGGACTTAATGTTTTTGGTCTTATGTGGTGTAATG tTGTGCTTTGTGGACCAATCTTACTGCTGTGGTCTGCACTCAGAGGTGAATTACAATCAACCTTGAAATTTCCTTACTTATTATTCCCTGGATTTCAG GCTTTGATCTTTCTGTCATGTGCTTTTACTTTCTTTATGAACTACATTGTTGTGTTAAATACAACAATCAACTCAGCCCTTACACAAGCAATTTGTAGTAACTTAAAG GATGTCTTTACTAGTGGATTCGGTTGGCTACTATTTGGTGGGCTTCCATATGATTTG TTCAATGTTCTTGGTCAATCAATTGGCTTCCTAGGGTCATGCTTATATGCTTATTGCAAAACAAGAGGAAAATGA
- the LOC112740826 gene encoding Holliday junction resolvase MOC1, chloroplastic — MESLQLTQDWHSTHFSFMNSLSSQLKLKLKLKPIKVKAFSAAAAASSQIRRCGRAKASDAQLKENWLSSLSYPLLSEDTRQHQSDASNFKWVLGIDPDVSGAVALLKTQHSHSDSAPQVFDSPFVKILVGKRTRRRLDAKSIVQLVRSFDAPVGTTAYIEQSLPYPQDGKQGWWSGGFGYGLWIGILVASGFSVVPVPSFTWKAKFELSGNRSTKDDSRRVASTLFPSLESLLSRKKDHGRAEALLIAAYGKDQNNVNNLGSSCDTILEKLS; from the exons ATGGAATCCCTGCAATTGACTCAAGACTGGCACTCAACTCATTTCAGTTTCATGAACAGCCTCTCTTCTCAACTCAAACTCAAACTCAAACTCAAACCCATCAAAGTTAAGGCCTtctctgctgctgctgctgcttcttctcaAATCAGAAGATGCGGCAGGGCGAAGGCCTCCGATGCTCAACTGAAAGAGAATTGGCTGTCTTCACTGTCTTACCCTCTTTTGAGTGAAGACACACGGCAACACCAAAGTGATGCCTCCAACTTCAAATGGGTTCTTGGAATCGACCCTGACGTCTCTGGCGCTGTGGCGCTCTTGAAAACTCAACATTCTCATTCTGATTCTGCGCCTCAG GTATTCGATTCCCCTTTTGTGAAAATACTTGTTGGGAAAAGAACTCGAAGACGGTTAGATGCGAAATCCATTGTTCAGTTGGTTCGTAGTTTTGATGCTCCAGTTg GAACCACTGCATACATAGAGCAATCACTCCCTTATCCACAAGATGGAAAACAG GGCTGGTGGAGTGGAGGATTCGGATATGGACTGTGGATTGGGATCTTAGTTGCTTCAGGATTTTCCGTTGTTCCGGTGCCATCTTTTACTTGGAAAGCAAAATTTGAACTCTCTGGAAACCGGTCCACAAAG GATGACAGCAGGAGAGTTGCGTCTACATTATTTCCATCACTGGAATCCCTGTTGAGTAGGAAGAAAGATCATG GAAGGGCAGAGGCTTTACTAATTGCTGCATATGGGAAAGATCAGAATAATGTTAATAACTTGGGATCATCTTGTGACACTATCTTAGAGAAATTGTCTTGA
- the LOC112740827 gene encoding uncharacterized protein isoform X2 yields MEATPNTQQQDDDDIVCLDASFFLNDNYQLTNFTFGSQDIQLFCLQSASTDFDLTGQLVWPGAMLLNDYLSKNVEMLRGFTAIELGSGVGITGILCSRFCHKVVMTDHNEEVLKILNKNIELHSCSDNTSPSSRGLFANKLEWGNSDQINDILQNHPGGFDLVLGADICFQQSSVPMLFNTVEQLLWAGEGRRCKFILAYVSRTKTMDSMILIEASKHQMQMKEVPGTRRIVGNLEGVIYEITLGSKH; encoded by the exons ATGGAAGCAACACCAAACACACAACAACAAGACGATGATGATATCGTTTGCTTAGATGCGTCCTTCTTCCTCAATGACAa TTACCAGCTTACGAACTTCACATTTGGATCCCAAGACATTCAGCTCTTCTGTCTCCAATCCGCTTCAA CTGATTTTGATTTGACAGGGCAGCTGGTATGGCCGGGAGCCATGCTGCTAAATGATTATCTTTCAAAGAATGTTGAAATGCTGCGGGGTTTCACTGCCATCGAATTGGGTTCTGGTGTTG GTATTACTGGAATACTTTGCAGCAGATTCTGCCATAAAGTTGTGATGACGGACCATAATGAAGAAGTGCTAAAG attttaaataaaaatatagagcTCCATTCATGTTCCGACAATACTAGTCCTTCTTCTCGCG GATTATTTGCCAATAAACTGGAATGGGGGAACTCTGATCAGATCAATGACATTTTACAAAATCATCCAGGAGGTTTTGACCTTGTCCTTGGAGCTGACATCT GTTTTCAGCAGTCAAGCGTCCCTATGCTATTCAATACTGTTGAACAACTATTGTGGGCTGGAGAGGGCAGGAGATGCAAATTCATACTAGCCTATGTATCACGAACTAAGAC CATGGATTCAATGATTCTTATCGAAGCCTCTAAGCACCAGATGCAGATGAAAGAAGTGCCTGGAACTCGGCGCATTGTCGGAAATCTTGAAGGAGTCATCTACGAAATTACACTCGGGTCAAagcattaa
- the LOC112740827 gene encoding uncharacterized protein isoform X1: MEATPNTQQQDDDDIVCLDASFFLNDNYQLTNFTFGSQDIQLFCLQSASRQLVWPGAMLLNDYLSKNVEMLRGFTAIELGSGVGITGILCSRFCHKVVMTDHNEEVLKILNKNIELHSCSDNTSPSSRGLFANKLEWGNSDQINDILQNHPGGFDLVLGADIYILMNIILNLSIRFNISHSYSFPICSFFYFNSHLLPCRICLGAGEP, from the exons ATGGAAGCAACACCAAACACACAACAACAAGACGATGATGATATCGTTTGCTTAGATGCGTCCTTCTTCCTCAATGACAa TTACCAGCTTACGAACTTCACATTTGGATCCCAAGACATTCAGCTCTTCTGTCTCCAATCCGCTTCAA GGCAGCTGGTATGGCCGGGAGCCATGCTGCTAAATGATTATCTTTCAAAGAATGTTGAAATGCTGCGGGGTTTCACTGCCATCGAATTGGGTTCTGGTGTTG GTATTACTGGAATACTTTGCAGCAGATTCTGCCATAAAGTTGTGATGACGGACCATAATGAAGAAGTGCTAAAG attttaaataaaaatatagagcTCCATTCATGTTCCGACAATACTAGTCCTTCTTCTCGCG GATTATTTGCCAATAAACTGGAATGGGGGAACTCTGATCAGATCAATGACATTTTACAAAATCATCCAGGAGGTTTTGACCTTGTCCTTGGAGCTGACATCTATATCCTAATGAATATAATCTTGAATTTATCCATACGTTTCAATATTTCCCATTCTTACTCATTTCCCATTTGCTCATTTTTCTACTTCAATTCTCATCTCCTTCCTTGTAGGATATGCCTAGGTGCTGGGGAACCTTGA
- the LOC112740221 gene encoding strigolactone esterase D14 — protein MVTPEKKNLSTALNARTIQSSSLGTETIILCHGFGTDQSIWDKIIPLLLAENYSIVLFDWPFSGAVEDKSLYEHSKYTSSFESYADAFITVMDEMGLKDIIFVGHSMAAMIGCIASTQRPNLFKKLVLLCASPRYINDEDYEGGFEREDVEQLISTIEVQFEDWVSAYAPIAVGPNDSDAVDKFGSCLKNMGAQVAVSLAKTVFHSDNRKILQNVETPCTIIQSSNDAAIPVSVGHYLERMIKGVSALKFIDMTGHFPQLTAPHKLAQLLKAVVEFGHPQI, from the exons ATGGTGACACCAGAAAAAAAGAACCTCTCAACAGCTTTAAATGCCAGGACCATACAGTCATCATCGTTAGGGACCGAAACCATAATTTTATGTCACGGATTTGGAACAGACCAATCGATTTGGGACAAAATCATTCCTCTTTTGTTAGCTGAAAATTACAGTATAGTTTTGTTTGATTGGCCGTTTTCTGGAGCTGTTGAAGATAAGAGCCTGTATGAGCACTCCAAATACACATCCTCCTTTGAATCTTATGCTGATGCTTTTATCACTGTTATGGATGAGATGGGTCTCAAAGATATCATTTTTGTTGGGCATTCCATGGCTGCTATGATCGGTTGCATTGCCTCCACTCAAAGACCTAACTTATTCAAGAAACTCGTTCTTCTTTGTGCTTCCCCAAG GTACATAAATGATGAGGACTATGAAGGTGGGTTTGAGAGGGAAGACGTTGAGCAGTTAATATCAACAATAGAGGTGCAGTTTGAAGACTGGGTTTCAGCATACGCTCCAATTGCAGTGGGTCCCAACGACTCTGACGCCGTTGACAAATTTGGAAGCTGCTTGAAAAACATGGGCGCACAAGTGGCGGTGTCCTTGGCCAAGACCGTGTTTCATAGCGACAACAGAAAGATACTGCAAAACGTTGAGACGCCATGCACCATCATTCAGTCAAGTAACGATGCCGCCATTCCGGTGAGCGTAGGGCACTACTTGGAGAGGATGATCAAAGGGGTCTCTGCTTTGAAGTTCATAGACATGACTGGCCATTTCCCTCAGCTTACTGCACCCCATAAGCTGGCTCAGCTGCTCAAAGCTGTTGTGGAGTTTGGTCATCCACAAATTTAA